CATCGCGAGCAGCGGTACGCCGCCCGGGCTGCTCCTACAGGTTTTGTGAACTGCGCCCCAGAGGTAGGACACCCATCCAATATCCGGGGGTGGGGTGCCCTCGGTATTGCTGCCCGCATTGTCCAGCCCCTGCGCCACCCGCTAGACTCACGGGATAAAACCAAAATATCGACGTGACCCTGCCTGATGAAAATCCACCCCTTACCGCCACTCAACAGTCTGGTCGCCTTCGAAGCCGCCGCGCGGCATTTGAGTTTTACCCTGGCCGCGCACGAATTGAACGTGACTCAGGGCGCTATCAGTCGCCAGGTGCGGCTGCTCGAAGACTACCTGGGCAAGGTGTTGTTCGAACGCACCACCCGCACCATCCACCTGACCCCGGCGGCCGCTGCCTACTACGAAATCGTCCGCGCCGCGCTGCTGCAAGTGGCCCAGGCCACCGGGGAAATTCGCCATTGGCAGGGCGCCGAACAGGTCACGGTGGCCACCAGCACGGCGATGGCCTCGTTGTGGTTGCTGCCGAAAGTCTCCGAGTTTCAGCGGGAGAATGAAGAGATCGATCTGCGGATCATTGCCCATGACCACGTCAAGGATTTCTCCCGCCTCGATTGCGACCTGGCGTTGTATTACTGCAGTACGCCACCCAGGGATATGCAGGTCACGCCGCTGTTTTCCGAGGAGGTGTTCCCGGTCTGCAGCCCACAATACCTGCAAAAACACCCCGCGTTGAACAAGCCCGAAGACCTCGCGGCCTGCACCTGGCTGGTGCTCGACGACCCGCAGCGTGACTGGCTGGGCTGGTCCGAATGGTTCAACAGCCAGGGGCTGAAAAATGTCGACCCCAAGCGCCGGATCAATATCAACAGTTACTCGATGGTGATCCAGTCGGCCATGGGGGGGCAGGGCGTGGCGCTGGCCTGGTCGAGACTGGTTGACGATCACCTGCGCAGTGGTGCCCTGGTACGTCCGCTCGACGCCGTGTTGCGCACTGACGCGCAGTTCTGCCTGCTGGAGCCGCTGTCCCGTGGCGGCATGCGCCAAAGCGTCAAGCGTTTTCGCAGCTGGTTGCTGAACCAACTGCCGGTTGCTTCCGGTACCCCATAAGTCAAGCGACCTCCCCCTGTACAAGCCCATTCCCACAGGGGGGGCACACCGCGTCCATATTCATGATCAAAAGTCATGAATCCCGCCCGAAATATCGTTTGTCGACCCTGCTCCGGTTTTTCCAGAATTGCCGCCAACGGACTGGGCCAACGTGCCCTGCCGATCTTTCCGAACCGTGCCCAGCAGGGGAAAACAATAATGACCACCCTCCAACAGATTCCAGTGCAGAACCTCGAAACCGTGCTCAACCCGATCCATGAAGCGACCGGCCTGAGCAACGAGTTCTACACCGATCAACGTTACTTCGAACTCGAGCGCGATCAGGTCCTGGGCAAGACCTGGGCCTGCGTCGGTTTCGCCAGCGACCTGGCCAAGGCCGGCTCGGTCAAGCCCATCGACTTCATGGGCCTGCCGCTGCTGCTGATGCGCAACCGTGAAAACCTGGTGCAGGTGTTCCATAACGTTTGCAGCCACCGTGGCATGAAACTGGTGGAGGAGGCCGGTGAGGTGCAAGGGGTGATTCGCTGCCCTTACCACTCCTGGACCTACGATCTGAATGGCGGCCTGCGTGGCACGCCGCACGTCGGCGGCATCGACAAGCACAAGGACGAACGCTTCGCCTGTGAAAAACACGGCCTGAAGGCGATCCGCAGCGCGATCTGGATGGACATGGTGTTCATCAACCTGTCCGGCGAAGCCCAGCCGCTGGAAGAGATGCTTGCACCCCTGACCGCACGCTGGAGCCAGTTCCTCGGCGAAGACGGCATGAGCCTGCTGAGCCGTCGTCCAGGCCATGACGCCACGGTGCTGGACATCAACTGCAACTGGAAGCTGGCGGTGGAGAACTACTGCGAGGCCTACCACCTGCCGTGGGTCCACCCGAGCCTGAACTCCTACTCGCGCCTGGAAGACCACTACAACATCATCGTCGGCGAACACTTCTCGGGTCAGGGCAGCTACGCCTACAACCTGTCCGACGTCGCTGGGACGCACTTGCCGAAATTCCCGGCCTGGCCGCTGGACCGCCTGCGCAACGCCGAATACGTGGCGTTTTTCCCTAACGTGCTGCTCGGCATCCAGGCCGACCACGCCTTCGCCATGCAGCTTGAGCCGGTATCGCCGGGCCGCACTATCGAGCACCTGCGCCTGTTCTATGTCGGTGACGAAGCCGCCAGCAGCGAAGAGTTCAGCGCCTGCCGCGAAGCGATCCTGGAATCCTGGAAAGTGGTATTCGCCGAAGACATCAGCTCGGTCGAAGGCATGCAGAAAGGCCGTTATTCCCCTGGCTACAAGGGCGGCGCGTTCTCCCCGGAAATGGACATCCCGACGCACTTCTTCCACCAGTGGGCCGCACGCCAACTGCTGGCTACCACCGAGTCGGTCTGAGGAGCGTTGCCATGTATCCGATAGCCTCCCACTGGCTCAACTACATCGACGGGCAATGGGTCGACAGCACCCAGCGCCTGACGGTCAACAATCCCGGCACCGGCGAGCCATTGGCGAGCATCGCCCAGGCTAGCGTGGCCGATGCCGAACGCGCATTGCAGGCGGCCCGACGCTGCGCCGACAGCGGCGAGTTGACCCGTGCCCGTCCCGCACAGCGGGTCACCTGGCTGCTGCGCATCGCCGAAGAAATTCGCGCGGTGGCGGATGAGGGCGCCTGGGTGTTGTGCCAGGAAAACGGCAAGCGCCTGGTCGACGCCAGAGACGAGTTCACCGAAGCGGCGCGCTACTTCGAGTACTACGCCGGCATGGCGGACAAGATCGAGGGCACCTCGATCCCGCTGGGCAACGGCTACATGGACTTCACCCTGTACGACCCGATGGGCGTTTCGGCGCAGATCGTGCCGTGGAACTTCCCGGTGTCGATCTGTGCCCGGTCCCTGGCGCCAGCGCTGGCGGCCGGTAACGCGGTGGTGATCAAGTCACCGGAACTGTCGCCACTGGGCATGTGCGTATTGATCCGCGCCATTGCCAAGGCCGGTCTGCCAGACGGTGCGGTGAACCTGATTTGTGGTCGTGGCCGCGAAGTCGGCTCGCACCTGGTCCGTCATCGCGGCGTCGACCAGATTGTCTTCACCGGCTCGGTGCCCACCGGCCAGACAATCCTGCGCGATGCCGCCGAGCATGCGATTCCCAGCGTGATGGAGCTGGGTGGCAAGTCGGCGGCGATCGCCTTCGCCGATGCCAATCTGGAGCAACTGCTGGCCAGCGTGCAGTCGGGGATTTTCTTCAATGCCGGCCAGGTCTGTTCGGCGATGTCGCGGCTGCTGGTGCAGCGCGAAATCTATGAGCAGGTGGTCGAGGCCGTGGTGGCCATGGCCGAAGGCCTCAGCGTGGGTCTGGGCCAGGACAACGCCGACCTGACGCCGGTGGTCAGCGCCGGGCAGCTGGCGGGCATCGAAGCCTTGTGCCGCCGGGCCATCGAAGAGGGCGCGGTAGCCGTCACCGGGGGCGAAGCCTTTGCCGACCGCGCCGGACATTTCATGCGCCCGACGGTGTTCCGCGACGTCACGCCCGACATGTGCATTGCCCAGGAAGAAGTGTTCGGCCCGGTGTTGGCAATCATGCCCTTCGACACTGAAGAACAGGCGATTGCCATCGCCAACGGCACCGATTTCGGCCTGGTGGCCGGGGTCTTCACCCAGGACATCAGCCGCGCCATGCGCTGCACCCGCCGCCTGAAATCCGGCCAGGTATTCGTCAACGAGTGGTACGCCGGCGGTATCGAAACGCCATTCGGCGGGGTCGGCTTGTCGGGCTTTGGTCGCGAGAAGGGCCAGGAAGCGCTGTACAGCTACGTGCGCACGAAAAACGTGGCGATTCGGGTCGCCGGGGAGTGAGCAGCATGTTCAAGACTTGGCTGTGCATCGTTTGCGGTCTGATTTACGACGAGGCGCTGGGCTGGCCCGAGGATGGGATCCTCGCTGGTACGCGCTGGGAAGACGTGCCCGAAGACTGGATCTGCCCGGAGTGTCACGTCGGCAAGGCCGACTTCGAGATGCTCGATATCAGTGAATACACCCAGGCCGTGACGGCACCGATCAGCGTGCCGCCGGCAGTGCTCGCGGTGCCCGTGGTGGCACCGGTTAGCGTTGCTGCGCCACGCCAGCCGATCGTGATCATCGGCAGTGGTTACGCCGGTTACGGCTTGGCCCAGGCGTTGCGCAAGGCCGACCCTAAGGTCGAGATCCGCGTGCTGACCCAGGAATCCGGTCATCTGTATTCCAAGCCGGCGCTGTCGATCGGCTTGTCCCAGGGCAAAAGTGCCGAAGCGCTGTCCGGCGAGTCGCCCCTGGCGATTGAGCAGCGCCTGAACATCCGCGTCTATCCGCACTGCACCGTGCAATCCATTGACAGCTCGGCGCGGGTATTGCGCACCAGTTTCGGCGACATGGCGTACGGGCAACTGGTGATCGCCAGCGGCGCGCAACCGATCCGTCTGCCGATCGAGGGTGACGGGGCGATGGTCAGCGTCAACAACCTGCAGGATTACCACGGCTTCCGCCAGCGCCTGAGCGGCATGCGGCGCGTGGCGATCCTCGGTGATGGCCTGATCGGCTGCGAGTTTGCCAATGACCTGGCGCACAACGGTTTCGAGGTCGACGTGATCGGCCTCGGCCGCTGGCCCATGGAGCGGCTGTTGCCCGCCGAAGCAGGGCAGCTATTGCAAGCGGCGCTGTGCGATCTGGGGGTCAAGTGGTACCTGCAAAACACCGTCGAGGCCATCGAGTCGAGCGGGCCGGGCTACCGGCTGAAACTCGCTGGCGGCCAGACCCTCGAGGCTGACCTGGTGTTGTCGGCGGTCGGCCTGCGCCCGGACCTGAGCCTGGCACACAGTGCGGGACTGGCGGTGGGGCGCGGCATTCAAGTCAACCCGCAGTTGCAGACCTCGGTACCGGGCATTTATGCGCTGGGCGATTGCATCGAGATCGACGGCCAGTTGCTGCCGTATCTGGCGCCGATCAACCAGGGTATCCAGGCACTCAGCAAGACCCTGCTTGGACAACCGACCGCCGTCGCTTACCCGCTGATGCCAGTCACCGTGAAAACTCCGGCCGCACCCCTGTGTCTGCTGGCTCCGACGGGAGCCGGGGAGTGGCGTTGCACGCCAACCCCGGACGGCTTGAGCGGCGGTTTTTACGACGCCGAAGGCCGACTCAACGGCTTTGTGCTGTTGGGTCGCCAGGCACAAACACAGCGCAGCGCATTGCTGCAGTCCTGTCAGAACTCTCAGCAGGCGGTCGCCTGAGGCGGTACACATGAACACTTCAATCAAGCTGCCTTACGACGATAACAGTTGCGGCTGGTACGCCGCGCTGCCTGAACAGCCGGCGGTCAAGCGCCTGGCTGGCGAGCAACGGGCGGATTACGCGGTGATCGGTGCGGGCTTCGCCGGTCTGGCGGCGGCCCGGCGCCTGGCCGAACATCATCCGCAGGCGCGGATTATCCTGGTGGACGCCCAGCGCGTCGCCCATGGAGCCTCCGGGCGCAACTCGGGTTTCGTCATCGACCTGCCGCACAAATTTGCCCTGGAACATCCGGACCCGGCGCACAAGCAACGCCTGCTGTCGCTCAACCGCGCGGCCATTGCCCAGTTGCAAGGGCTGGTGCAGAGCCGGGGCATCGAGTGTCAGTGGTCCCATGCCGGCAAGTATCAGGGCGCCGTCGGTGCCCGAGGGCTGGCCTATCTGGATCACTTCGAGCGCTTGATGAGCGACCTTGGCGAGCCGTTCCGCCGGGCTGATTCTGCCGAACTGGCCAAGGTCCTGGGCACGCAACATTACAGCGGTGCGATCTACACCCCGGGTTGCTACCTGATGCAGCCGGCGGCGTTGGTCACTGGCCTGGCGCGCACCCTGCCGGATAACGTCGAGCTGCTGGAGGAATCACCGATCCAGCGCCTGGAACGTGACGGTCGCGGCGGCTGGATCCTGCAGGGCAGCAACGGGCTGATCCGCACCCCGCAACTGCTGCTGGGCACCAGCATCTTCACCCAGGAGTTCGGTTACCTGCGCAACCGCCTGTTGCCGGTGATGACCTTCGCCAGCTGGACCCGTCCGCTGACCGATGCCGAACTGGCCACCTATGGCGGCCAGCTGGATTGGGGCCTGACCCCGGCGGACCATGCCGGGACCACGGTGCGCATGACCCAGGACCGCCGGCTGATCATCCGCAACACCTACAAGCACGTGCCCAAGTATGGGCGCAGCACCAGCGACGGCATGCGCCTGAAGATTCGCGAGTCCCATCGCAAGGCGTTCAAGGCGCGTTTCCCACAGTTGGCCGAGGTGCCGTTCAGCCACACCTGGGGTGGGGTCTATGCGATCTCGCGCAACTTCACCAACTTCTTCGGCGAGTTGGAGCCGGGGGTTCACGCCTCGGCTTGCGACAACGGCGTCGGCGCGGCGTGGGGCACGATCTCCGGGACGATGCTCGCAGACCAGGTGGTGGGCGCCGAGTCCTCACAGTTGAACGACATTCGTGCCGTGACCGGCATGCCGTCGCTCAACCCGCCGGAACCCTTCCTTGGCCTGGGTGTGCGTTCGCGCATTCACCTGGCGGCCTGGAACAGCCGGAGCGAGCTATGACTGCCGGCGTGAAACCCTCGGTGCGGGTGCTGCAAGTCGATCACCGCGACCTCGACTTCAGCGTGCGCGGTGGCCCACCCGGTGGCGCCTTCGTGGCCCGGGCCCTGAGCAATGAAGTCTCGCCGAATATCGGCGTCGGCTTTGCTCGCTGGGAGGGTGCCCAGGTGGCCTGGACGGTGCTTTATGACGAAGTGATTTTCGTCATTGAAGGCTGCTTCGAGCTGCAGGTCGGCGCCGAGCTGTTCCAGGTCACCCCGGGCCAGTTGCTGTGGATCCCCGAAGGCACCGAACTGGTATACGGCGGGCACGCCTTGTTCGGCTATGTCGTGCAC
This region of Pseudomonas fluorescens genomic DNA includes:
- a CDS encoding LysR substrate-binding domain-containing protein; translation: MKIHPLPPLNSLVAFEAAARHLSFTLAAHELNVTQGAISRQVRLLEDYLGKVLFERTTRTIHLTPAAAAYYEIVRAALLQVAQATGEIRHWQGAEQVTVATSTAMASLWLLPKVSEFQRENEEIDLRIIAHDHVKDFSRLDCDLALYYCSTPPRDMQVTPLFSEEVFPVCSPQYLQKHPALNKPEDLAACTWLVLDDPQRDWLGWSEWFNSQGLKNVDPKRRININSYSMVIQSAMGGQGVALAWSRLVDDHLRSGALVRPLDAVLRTDAQFCLLEPLSRGGMRQSVKRFRSWLLNQLPVASGTP
- a CDS encoding ethanolamine utilization protein EutQ, which codes for MTAGVKPSVRVLQVDHRDLDFSVRGGPPGGAFVARALSNEVSPNIGVGFARWEGAQVAWTVLYDEVIFVIEGCFELQVGAELFQVTPGQLLWIPEGTELVYGGHALFGYVVHPGNWKELHGLS
- a CDS encoding NAD(P)/FAD-dependent oxidoreductase, whose product is MNTSIKLPYDDNSCGWYAALPEQPAVKRLAGEQRADYAVIGAGFAGLAAARRLAEHHPQARIILVDAQRVAHGASGRNSGFVIDLPHKFALEHPDPAHKQRLLSLNRAAIAQLQGLVQSRGIECQWSHAGKYQGAVGARGLAYLDHFERLMSDLGEPFRRADSAELAKVLGTQHYSGAIYTPGCYLMQPAALVTGLARTLPDNVELLEESPIQRLERDGRGGWILQGSNGLIRTPQLLLGTSIFTQEFGYLRNRLLPVMTFASWTRPLTDAELATYGGQLDWGLTPADHAGTTVRMTQDRRLIIRNTYKHVPKYGRSTSDGMRLKIRESHRKAFKARFPQLAEVPFSHTWGGVYAISRNFTNFFGELEPGVHASACDNGVGAAWGTISGTMLADQVVGAESSQLNDIRAVTGMPSLNPPEPFLGLGVRSRIHLAAWNSRSEL
- a CDS encoding FAD-dependent oxidoreductase; the encoded protein is MLDISEYTQAVTAPISVPPAVLAVPVVAPVSVAAPRQPIVIIGSGYAGYGLAQALRKADPKVEIRVLTQESGHLYSKPALSIGLSQGKSAEALSGESPLAIEQRLNIRVYPHCTVQSIDSSARVLRTSFGDMAYGQLVIASGAQPIRLPIEGDGAMVSVNNLQDYHGFRQRLSGMRRVAILGDGLIGCEFANDLAHNGFEVDVIGLGRWPMERLLPAEAGQLLQAALCDLGVKWYLQNTVEAIESSGPGYRLKLAGGQTLEADLVLSAVGLRPDLSLAHSAGLAVGRGIQVNPQLQTSVPGIYALGDCIEIDGQLLPYLAPINQGIQALSKTLLGQPTAVAYPLMPVTVKTPAAPLCLLAPTGAGEWRCTPTPDGLSGGFYDAEGRLNGFVLLGRQAQTQRSALLQSCQNSQQAVA
- a CDS encoding aromatic ring-hydroxylating oxygenase subunit alpha, giving the protein MTTLQQIPVQNLETVLNPIHEATGLSNEFYTDQRYFELERDQVLGKTWACVGFASDLAKAGSVKPIDFMGLPLLLMRNRENLVQVFHNVCSHRGMKLVEEAGEVQGVIRCPYHSWTYDLNGGLRGTPHVGGIDKHKDERFACEKHGLKAIRSAIWMDMVFINLSGEAQPLEEMLAPLTARWSQFLGEDGMSLLSRRPGHDATVLDINCNWKLAVENYCEAYHLPWVHPSLNSYSRLEDHYNIIVGEHFSGQGSYAYNLSDVAGTHLPKFPAWPLDRLRNAEYVAFFPNVLLGIQADHAFAMQLEPVSPGRTIEHLRLFYVGDEAASSEEFSACREAILESWKVVFAEDISSVEGMQKGRYSPGYKGGAFSPEMDIPTHFFHQWAARQLLATTESV
- a CDS encoding aldehyde dehydrogenase family protein — encoded protein: MYPIASHWLNYIDGQWVDSTQRLTVNNPGTGEPLASIAQASVADAERALQAARRCADSGELTRARPAQRVTWLLRIAEEIRAVADEGAWVLCQENGKRLVDARDEFTEAARYFEYYAGMADKIEGTSIPLGNGYMDFTLYDPMGVSAQIVPWNFPVSICARSLAPALAAGNAVVIKSPELSPLGMCVLIRAIAKAGLPDGAVNLICGRGREVGSHLVRHRGVDQIVFTGSVPTGQTILRDAAEHAIPSVMELGGKSAAIAFADANLEQLLASVQSGIFFNAGQVCSAMSRLLVQREIYEQVVEAVVAMAEGLSVGLGQDNADLTPVVSAGQLAGIEALCRRAIEEGAVAVTGGEAFADRAGHFMRPTVFRDVTPDMCIAQEEVFGPVLAIMPFDTEEQAIAIANGTDFGLVAGVFTQDISRAMRCTRRLKSGQVFVNEWYAGGIETPFGGVGLSGFGREKGQEALYSYVRTKNVAIRVAGE